In Acinetobacter sp. WCHAc010034, a genomic segment contains:
- a CDS encoding DUF2939 domain-containing protein: protein MNKKIIGALIAVVVLLAGGYYYASPYLVLSSIKSAAKAGDSEKLSAYIDYPSVRQSFKDQMNTYMVKDIASKDTNGWEALGTMIATTMVDKMVDAVITPEGVTLMLQGKDFRDSLKHSFEESSEQSSSKEKLDYSTRYLSMNLFEVTLKNPDNDKQLKVIMERDGLSWKVKKIVVPMNDMKPQQAAPQPTLPAEEIPAEVEAPAIIEQPAAAFDFSGVQKGAQLESCYHDPCTIGRVIAFKKLSQTPAESNIELTLVGGSRGWDAEKIEWNHDAHKIQIQCSLTKPTLQIGDQVTVVPLNDSGVPGVLWSDAETYMQACHNYTGEMGAGIQQYGYNVQAEE, encoded by the coding sequence ATGAATAAAAAAATTATAGGTGCGTTAATTGCAGTTGTTGTCTTGCTGGCTGGGGGCTACTACTACGCTTCGCCATACCTTGTACTCAGTAGTATCAAGAGTGCAGCAAAGGCAGGAGACAGCGAGAAACTCTCCGCATACATTGACTACCCAAGTGTCCGCCAAAGCTTCAAAGATCAAATGAATACTTATATGGTTAAGGACATAGCATCTAAAGATACTAATGGTTGGGAGGCATTGGGAACAATGATAGCAACGACTATGGTCGATAAAATGGTGGATGCTGTTATTACTCCAGAAGGCGTGACATTGATGCTTCAGGGGAAAGACTTTAGAGATAGTTTAAAGCATTCCTTCGAAGAATCATCTGAGCAATCATCATCTAAAGAAAAGCTGGATTACAGCACTCGTTATTTGTCGATGAATTTATTTGAGGTAACGCTAAAGAATCCAGACAACGACAAACAGCTGAAAGTGATCATGGAGCGTGATGGTTTAAGCTGGAAAGTGAAAAAGATTGTTGTTCCAATGAATGACATGAAGCCGCAACAAGCAGCACCGCAGCCAACCTTGCCTGCGGAAGAAATACCGGCAGAAGTCGAGGCACCTGCCATTATCGAGCAGCCCGCGGCAGCATTTGACTTTTCTGGCGTGCAGAAAGGTGCGCAGTTGGAGTCTTGCTATCATGACCCATGTACCATTGGCCGGGTTATAGCGTTTAAGAAGTTAAGCCAAACCCCAGCTGAATCAAATATAGAGTTAACTCTGGTGGGTGGCAGCAGAGGGTGGGATGCTGAAAAAATTGAATGGAATCATGATGCGCACAAAATTCAGATTCAGTGTTCATTGACTAAGCCAACTTTGCAGATTGGTGATCAGGTAACCGTTGTTCCATTAAATGACTCTGGTGTGCCGGGTGTATTGTGGTCAGATGCAGAAACTTATATGCAGGCATGCCATAACTACACTGGAGAGATGGGGGCGGGTATTCAGCAGTATGGCTATAACGTACAAGCAGAAGAATAA
- a CDS encoding type I restriction endonuclease subunit R yields the protein MSKMIESDIEQMVIEQLQGLGWTYVYGPDIEPKAAHPLRRYKQVILESKVLEALHRLNPHLGEDKCVEALKQITNLQSPELLSNNQAFHRLLTEGINLEVSKDGNTQGEYVWLIDFDNPQNNEFWVVSQITIKEDRWTRRPDLILYINGLPLVVIELKNAADENATVDGAYNQIQTYQEQIPSLFTYNAFNIVSDGLEAKAGTISADLSRYMAWKTANGQSKASKTQPQLEVLIQGLLNKVTLLDMIQHFIVFESTKEEDVNGLITIKSIKKMAAYHQYYAVNAAVLSTIRASAVNAESKSAEAALQHQGRSKLELVQQLAVGDKKAGVVWHTQGSGKSLSMVFYTGKIVLALDNPTVVVITDRNDLDDQLFGTFAASSQLLRQTPKQAESREELKKLLKVGSGGVIFTTIQKFQPDDGGSVYEELSNRSNIVVLADEAHRSQYGFNAKEIDVKDDAGKIVGKRTVYGFAKYMRDALPNAAYLGFTGTPIEKTDVNTPAVFGNYVDVYDISQAVEDGATVRIFYESRLAKIRISEEGEKLIKEFDDLYSEDDLSQHQQERAKWAKVEGLIGSKDRIKAIAQDIVTHFEQRLIANASQGKGMIVSMSRRIAVDLYNEIIKLKPDWHSDDLNDGVIKVVMTSSASDGPDIAKHHTTKKQRQDLAKRMKDNDDKLKLVIVRDMWLTGFDAPSMHTLYIDKPMKGHNLMQAIARVNRVYKDKAGGLVVDYLGIALDLKEALSFYSEAGGKGDPALVQDEAATILQEKLEVLEGIMYGYDYKEYFTASTSRKLGIILESENHILGLDQGEGKIRFLNAVAAMSQAYALATPHPLAMEATPEVAYFQAVKARLAKFAGGGDGASLTNAALEAKVKQTIDQALVTDQVVDIFDAAGIQKPDISVLSDEFLQEMKGYEHKNIALEALKKLLNDEIKARANQSVTQGKKLMDMLKSAIKGYQNKILTASEVIDELIKLAKAIQESDKLAQELNLTEYEYAFYSAVADNDSARELMQKEILRELAVVLTNSIRNNVTLDWTIKEAARAKLRVVVKRLLKKYGYPPDMELLATETVLEQAELLADELVRHAA from the coding sequence ATGTCTAAGATGATTGAATCAGATATAGAGCAGATGGTAATAGAACAGCTTCAGGGCTTAGGCTGGACATATGTATATGGTCCAGACATTGAGCCTAAAGCAGCACATCCATTAAGGCGTTATAAGCAGGTCATCTTAGAAAGCAAAGTCTTGGAAGCATTGCATCGCTTAAACCCGCATTTAGGTGAAGACAAATGCGTTGAAGCGCTCAAGCAAATTACGAATTTGCAGTCACCAGAGCTGCTCAGTAATAACCAAGCTTTTCACCGATTGTTGACAGAAGGTATTAATCTTGAAGTCAGTAAAGATGGAAATACCCAGGGCGAATATGTTTGGCTAATTGATTTCGATAACCCGCAGAACAATGAGTTCTGGGTAGTCAGCCAAATCACCATTAAAGAAGACCGCTGGACACGGCGGCCAGACTTAATCCTGTATATAAATGGTTTGCCTTTAGTTGTTATCGAACTCAAAAATGCGGCGGATGAAAATGCCACTGTAGATGGCGCTTACAATCAGATCCAGACCTATCAGGAGCAGATCCCGTCACTTTTTACATACAATGCTTTTAATATTGTTTCTGATGGTTTGGAGGCGAAAGCAGGCACAATCTCGGCAGATCTAAGCCGTTACATGGCGTGGAAGACTGCGAATGGCCAATCTAAGGCATCTAAGACACAGCCCCAATTAGAAGTATTGATTCAGGGTTTGCTGAATAAAGTAACTCTGCTGGATATGATTCAGCACTTTATCGTTTTTGAGTCGACTAAAGAAGAAGATGTTAATGGCTTAATCACCATTAAGTCCATTAAGAAGATGGCGGCATATCACCAATACTATGCTGTGAATGCTGCGGTGCTTTCAACGATCCGGGCTTCAGCGGTTAATGCCGAATCGAAGTCTGCTGAGGCTGCTCTGCAGCATCAAGGCCGGAGCAAACTGGAGCTGGTTCAGCAGCTGGCAGTTGGCGATAAGAAAGCAGGTGTAGTCTGGCATACCCAAGGCTCAGGCAAGTCTCTGTCTATGGTTTTCTACACAGGCAAAATTGTATTGGCCTTGGATAATCCAACTGTTGTAGTCATCACAGACCGTAATGATTTAGATGATCAGCTTTTTGGAACATTCGCAGCATCAAGCCAGCTTTTAAGGCAAACACCAAAACAGGCAGAAAGCAGGGAGGAACTTAAAAAGCTGCTCAAGGTTGGATCTGGCGGTGTGATCTTTACGACCATTCAAAAGTTCCAGCCAGACGATGGCGGCAGTGTTTACGAGGAGCTGTCCAACCGAAGCAATATTGTAGTGCTTGCAGATGAAGCACACCGTTCGCAGTATGGCTTCAACGCTAAAGAAATTGATGTAAAAGATGATGCTGGCAAGATTGTCGGTAAACGTACAGTGTATGGTTTTGCTAAGTATATGCGCGATGCGTTGCCGAATGCTGCATATCTTGGATTTACTGGCACACCAATTGAGAAAACGGACGTTAACACACCTGCTGTTTTTGGTAACTATGTTGATGTCTATGACATCTCGCAAGCCGTAGAAGACGGAGCAACTGTTCGCATCTTCTATGAAAGCCGCCTTGCAAAAATTAGAATTAGTGAAGAGGGTGAAAAGCTCATTAAAGAGTTTGATGATCTTTACTCAGAAGATGATTTAAGCCAACACCAGCAAGAGCGTGCAAAGTGGGCTAAGGTCGAAGGGCTGATTGGCAGCAAAGACAGGATCAAAGCCATTGCTCAGGATATTGTGACTCACTTTGAGCAGCGGCTGATTGCTAATGCAAGCCAAGGCAAGGGCATGATTGTAAGCATGTCCCGCAGAATTGCTGTTGACCTTTACAATGAGATCATAAAGCTGAAACCAGATTGGCATAGCGATGACTTAAATGATGGTGTCATCAAAGTCGTTATGACTTCATCTGCATCAGATGGGCCAGATATTGCAAAACATCATACGACCAAGAAGCAAAGACAAGACTTGGCGAAACGCATGAAGGATAACGATGATAAGCTGAAACTCGTCATTGTTCGTGATATGTGGCTTACTGGCTTTGATGCGCCTAGCATGCATACGTTGTACATCGACAAGCCAATGAAAGGCCATAATCTTATGCAAGCAATTGCACGAGTAAACCGAGTCTATAAAGACAAGGCGGGCGGTTTGGTTGTGGATTACCTTGGTATTGCATTAGACCTCAAAGAAGCCTTGTCTTTTTATTCAGAAGCTGGCGGTAAGGGTGATCCTGCATTAGTGCAGGATGAGGCGGCAACAATCCTGCAGGAAAAACTGGAAGTACTTGAAGGGATTATGTACGGGTACGATTACAAAGAGTATTTCACTGCAAGCACCTCTAGGAAATTGGGAATCATTCTTGAGTCTGAAAATCATATTCTCGGGCTGGATCAGGGCGAAGGTAAAATCAGATTCCTGAATGCTGTAGCAGCCATGTCTCAAGCATATGCGCTTGCAACACCACATCCTCTGGCGATGGAAGCAACTCCAGAGGTTGCATACTTTCAAGCCGTAAAAGCGCGTCTCGCTAAATTTGCAGGCGGCGGTGATGGAGCATCATTAACGAATGCAGCGCTTGAAGCGAAAGTTAAACAAACGATTGATCAAGCATTAGTAACAGATCAAGTCGTAGATATCTTTGATGCGGCGGGAATACAGAAGCCAGACATTTCAGTCTTGTCAGATGAATTTCTGCAAGAGATGAAAGGTTATGAGCATAAGAATATTGCATTAGAAGCGCTTAAGAAGCTGTTAAACGATGAGATTAAGGCAAGGGCCAATCAAAGCGTAACCCAAGGTAAGAAGCTAATGGATATGCTTAAATCTGCAATCAAGGGCTATCAGAACAAGATCCTCACAGCATCTGAGGTTATTGATGAGCTGATAAAACTTGCAAAGGCGATCCAAGAGTCAGATAAGCTAGCTCAGGAACTTAACCTGACGGAGTATGAATATGCTTTCTATTCAGCGGTAGCTGACAATGACAGTGCCAGAGAGCTCATGCAAAAAGAGATCTTGCGGGAGCTGGCAGTTGTTCTGACAAATAGTATTAGAAATAATGTGACATTAGATTGGACTATTAAGGAAGCCGCACGGGCTAAGCTGAGGGTAGTTGTGAAGCGTTTGCTTAAGAAGTATGGTTATCCGCCTGATATGGAGTTGCTGGCAACTGAAACTGTGCTTGAGCAAGCTGAGCTATTAGCTGATGAATTAGTGAGGCATGCTGCATAG
- a CDS encoding GntR family transcriptional regulator codes for MKYMEIRDLIGQELKKYAANQLIPSERYLALKYDCSRETVRKAYEQLRAEDKIYKVQNVGWFVSNKKIQYYPASTANFNSYLKTQGFSAKTELISAKQIDSSFEGADAFDSEIRKSGFFEIIRLRYADNVPVLLEYNYLPVALFPGFLDFDVIPSVEEVVKNHYALKYSSSQLKIKNTAAEAFGGKLLGIPPSQTAIRIERISKSDSQVIEYDVEIWPQDKIEMNLDINA; via the coding sequence ATGAAATATATGGAAATCAGAGATTTGATCGGGCAGGAGCTAAAAAAATATGCTGCCAATCAGCTGATTCCATCCGAGCGATATCTGGCGCTGAAATATGACTGCTCAAGGGAAACCGTCCGCAAAGCCTATGAGCAGCTGCGGGCGGAAGACAAAATTTATAAAGTCCAGAATGTAGGCTGGTTCGTCAGCAACAAAAAAATCCAATATTATCCAGCCTCAACGGCCAACTTTAACAGCTATCTTAAAACACAGGGCTTTAGCGCTAAAACTGAGTTGATTTCAGCCAAGCAAATAGATTCATCATTTGAAGGCGCTGATGCTTTTGATTCAGAAATCCGAAAATCTGGTTTTTTTGAAATTATCCGCTTGCGCTACGCAGATAATGTTCCGGTATTGCTTGAGTATAATTATTTGCCTGTGGCCTTATTTCCCGGATTTTTAGATTTTGATGTCATTCCTTCAGTCGAAGAAGTGGTTAAAAACCACTATGCTTTAAAATACAGCAGCAGTCAGCTGAAAATAAAAAATACAGCAGCGGAAGCCTTTGGCGGAAAACTGCTGGGCATTCCGCCAAGCCAAACAGCCATACGCATAGAGCGGATTTCAAAGTCAGATAGCCAGGTGATTGAGTATGATGTCGAAATCTGGCCGCAAGACAAGATAGAAATGAATTTAGATATCAATGCCTAA
- a CDS encoding phosphotransferase enzyme family protein has translation MLMAEQSLGHGMGESLEPKDWKDISAADLAQLQLLYPQLQGQAAVLWRSPRPFSSAMLIQVNQAAYFIKRSHSSFRTAADLKQEHQLIQHLAEQRLPLPKVICSKDGATAVELDGWSYEVHEKAHGLDLYADHLSWKPFFCAAHAAKAGQMLAALHKAAENYPAVQGRSAQQLISNQDLLLSDDIAQAIRQRIRNSPALSAYFADQELDQAWLSQLAHVHEKVKTAMQRAPKIWTHNDLHASNLLWSENSDQAEISTVIDFGLSDCNSAIYDLAVTVERNFIDWLALNQTQDIHIDEAGLQAFIQAYAQHSHSLQELAILPELIKIVHTDFAVSELEYFAGITRNFKHTDAAYHDWLIAHTAWFFKPQGQQFCQKLALLIQQAAA, from the coding sequence ATGCTGATGGCGGAACAGAGCCTTGGCCATGGCATGGGGGAAAGCCTTGAACCTAAAGATTGGAAAGACATATCCGCAGCGGACTTAGCGCAGCTGCAGCTGCTGTATCCGCAGCTGCAGGGGCAGGCGGCGGTGCTGTGGCGCAGCCCGCGCCCTTTTTCATCGGCCATGCTGATTCAAGTCAATCAGGCTGCCTATTTTATTAAACGCAGCCACAGCAGTTTCCGCACCGCCGCGGATTTAAAGCAGGAACATCAGCTGATTCAGCATCTGGCGGAACAGCGCCTGCCGCTCCCCAAGGTCATCTGTTCAAAAGACGGCGCTACAGCGGTTGAACTGGATGGCTGGAGCTATGAGGTGCATGAGAAAGCGCATGGACTTGATCTGTATGCTGACCATTTGTCTTGGAAGCCTTTTTTCTGCGCAGCGCATGCCGCTAAAGCCGGCCAGATGCTGGCGGCGCTGCATAAGGCCGCAGAAAATTATCCGGCTGTGCAGGGCCGCAGCGCGCAGCAGCTGATTTCAAATCAGGATTTGCTGCTGAGCGATGATATTGCGCAGGCAATCCGCCAGCGCATCCGAAATAGCCCTGCTTTAAGCGCATATTTTGCAGATCAGGAGCTTGATCAGGCTTGGCTGTCGCAATTGGCGCATGTGCATGAAAAGGTCAAAACGGCCATGCAGCGCGCGCCAAAAATCTGGACGCACAATGACCTTCACGCTTCCAATCTGCTGTGGAGCGAAAACAGCGATCAGGCTGAAATCAGCACTGTGATTGACTTTGGCCTAAGTGACTGCAATTCCGCAATTTATGATTTAGCGGTGACGGTTGAGCGCAACTTTATTGATTGGCTGGCCTTAAATCAGACGCAGGACATTCATATTGATGAAGCCGGGCTGCAGGCATTTATTCAGGCCTATGCGCAGCATTCGCATTCTCTGCAGGAACTGGCTATTTTGCCGGAACTGATCAAAATTGTGCATACCGACTTTGCCGTGTCCGAGCTTGAATATTTTGCAGGCATTACCCGCAATTTCAAGCATACAGACGCGGCCTACCATGACTGGCTGATTGCGCATACGGCCTGGTTTTTTAAGCCGCAGGGGCAGCAATTCTGCCAAAAGCTGGCCTTGCTGATCCAGCAGGCAGCGGCATGA
- a CDS encoding TonB-dependent siderophore receptor, translating to MNLQFKQNPLVRAVKAAVISQLCIAPAAFAADAVNTLDTIVVAAPKAAAAEKNTVALEGFGTQELKKTPASIAVVNAAMIENQHARILADIIKNDAAVGDSYAPIGYYSNFVSRGFTLDLGSSYLLNGHAVRGEQNLSLENKERVEILKGISAIQSGMSTPGGVVNYVSKRPKEVKSLTLAADEYGQFSAAADLGGFMGSEQQLGYRVNLVNEQINSYVDHVGGKRYLGSAALDWQMTDRSKLQFDLESQRQQQRSVPGYQLLDGKVPQNVQQDRLLAYQSWGKPVTIDSLNTSLKYSYALNEQWTANLSSSHSKAKVDDYSTFAWGCYSSVCQYSGLGNGFDANGNYDIYDYQNPDDTYVTNQLKGQLQGQWSLANTLHHLNFELAQTDKSRKRYDSVNESIGFGNIYEDTVDLKPTTEPLGPRHKALDSKQTALTVSDRIEFGPQWSALLGGKWIHLDEQAYSKQSVQTRDTDFDKFLPQLALSYSPTADATVYASYAKGLSDGRSAAWYAENSDAILAPIHSEQYELGYKQQISQFLFTAALFDLRQDNQYTALNPADSKYYFIEEGKQHSRGLELGLSGNLTSRLAMHSTMALSRVRLEDVSNTAYSGHQAQNAPKFRAASFVTYDLPQVEGLKLMAGGRYSSSKFANKEASAKVGGYSVFDAGAAYAFKWNKTDAELRFNVDNLLNKKYWRDVGESGGDDYLFLGAPRTASLALKLNF from the coding sequence ATGAATCTTCAATTTAAGCAGAATCCATTGGTGCGCGCGGTAAAAGCTGCGGTGATTTCACAGCTTTGCATCGCGCCTGCGGCCTTTGCCGCTGATGCCGTCAATACGCTGGACACAATTGTTGTTGCGGCGCCAAAGGCTGCAGCTGCAGAAAAAAATACAGTCGCGCTGGAAGGTTTCGGCACTCAGGAATTAAAGAAAACGCCTGCTTCTATTGCCGTGGTCAATGCTGCAATGATTGAAAACCAGCATGCGCGCATTTTGGCGGATATCATTAAAAATGACGCCGCTGTCGGCGACAGCTATGCGCCGATTGGCTATTACTCCAATTTTGTATCGCGCGGGTTCACTTTAGATCTGGGCTCAAGCTATTTGCTGAATGGCCATGCGGTCCGCGGCGAACAGAATCTGTCTTTGGAAAATAAAGAGCGGGTTGAGATTTTAAAAGGCATTTCCGCGATTCAAAGCGGCATGTCGACGCCGGGCGGGGTGGTGAATTATGTGTCTAAGCGCCCGAAAGAGGTCAAGTCTTTGACTCTAGCCGCGGATGAATACGGGCAGTTTTCCGCAGCAGCCGACCTAGGCGGCTTTATGGGCAGCGAGCAGCAGCTGGGCTACCGCGTGAATCTGGTCAATGAGCAGATCAACAGCTATGTCGACCATGTCGGCGGCAAGCGCTATTTGGGTTCTGCTGCGCTGGACTGGCAAATGACAGACCGTTCCAAGCTGCAGTTTGATTTGGAATCGCAGCGCCAGCAGCAGCGCTCAGTGCCCGGCTATCAGCTGCTGGACGGCAAAGTGCCGCAAAATGTGCAGCAGGACCGCTTGCTGGCCTATCAAAGCTGGGGCAAGCCGGTCACCATCGACAGCTTAAACACCAGCCTGAAATACAGCTATGCGCTGAATGAGCAATGGACGGCAAATCTAAGCAGCTCACACAGCAAAGCCAAAGTGGATGATTATTCCACCTTTGCCTGGGGCTGCTACAGCAGCGTTTGCCAGTACAGCGGACTGGGCAATGGCTTCGATGCGAATGGCAATTACGATATCTATGATTATCAAAACCCTGATGATACTTACGTCACCAATCAGCTGAAAGGCCAGCTACAAGGGCAGTGGTCACTGGCCAATACCCTGCATCATCTGAACTTTGAACTGGCGCAGACGGATAAGTCGCGCAAGCGCTATGACAGCGTGAATGAATCTATCGGTTTTGGAAACATCTACGAAGATACAGTGGATTTAAAGCCAACAACGGAACCCCTTGGCCCGCGCCATAAAGCCTTAGACAGCAAGCAGACGGCCCTAACTGTATCTGACCGCATTGAATTCGGCCCGCAATGGTCGGCGCTTCTGGGCGGCAAATGGATTCATTTGGATGAACAGGCTTATAGCAAACAAAGCGTGCAAACCCGCGATACTGATTTTGACAAATTCCTGCCGCAGCTGGCGCTGAGCTACAGCCCAACAGCAGATGCAACGGTGTATGCATCCTACGCCAAAGGCTTGTCGGATGGCCGTTCGGCAGCATGGTATGCAGAAAATAGTGATGCCATTTTGGCGCCGATTCATTCTGAGCAATATGAACTGGGCTATAAGCAGCAAATCAGTCAGTTCCTGTTCACGGCAGCGCTGTTTGACCTGCGCCAGGACAATCAATATACGGCGTTGAACCCTGCGGACAGCAAATACTATTTTATTGAGGAAGGCAAGCAGCACAGCCGCGGCTTGGAGCTGGGGCTGTCGGGCAATTTAACTTCACGCTTGGCCATGCATAGCACTATGGCGCTGAGCCGTGTCCGTCTGGAAGATGTGTCCAATACGGCTTATTCAGGCCATCAAGCGCAGAATGCGCCGAAATTCCGCGCGGCCAGTTTTGTGACTTATGATCTGCCGCAGGTTGAAGGCCTGAAGCTGATGGCCGGCGGCCGCTACAGCTCAAGCAAATTCGCCAATAAAGAAGCATCAGCCAAAGTCGGCGGCTACAGCGTTTTTGATGCAGGCGCAGCCTATGCCTTTAAATGGAACAAAACTGATGCGGAACTGCGCTTCAATGTTGACAACCTTTTGAATAAAAAATACTGGCGCGACGTGGGTGAATCCGGCGGCGATGACTACTTATTCTTAGGCGCGCCGCGCACTGCCAGCCTTGCGCTGAAATTGAATTTCTAA
- the pnuC gene encoding nicotinamide riboside transporter PnuC, protein MSHLEIAAFILNVLGVWLTSKQYRICWLVNIAAVVLYMIIFYQVHLYADAMLQGVFIIMQLYGWLSWSGASQAQPVHPAYMNKAVMARSLLTGTAAGLLLGLLFSTYTQASLPWLDSMLASFSLVASYWAARKYIESWAMWCVLDALYVLMYLHKSLNLTAFLYFIFILLALNGWRMWKKQWQAGQQVAAQL, encoded by the coding sequence ATGTCGCATTTAGAAATCGCCGCGTTTATTTTGAATGTGCTGGGCGTCTGGCTGACGTCCAAACAGTACCGCATTTGCTGGCTGGTCAATATTGCCGCGGTTGTTCTCTACATGATTATTTTCTATCAAGTGCATTTGTATGCCGATGCCATGCTGCAGGGCGTGTTTATCATCATGCAGCTGTACGGCTGGCTGAGCTGGTCGGGCGCCAGCCAAGCGCAGCCTGTGCATCCAGCTTATATGAATAAGGCGGTGATGGCGCGCAGCCTGCTGACCGGCACTGCGGCCGGCTTGCTCTTAGGCCTGCTGTTCTCGACTTATACCCAAGCTTCCCTGCCTTGGCTGGATTCCATGCTGGCGTCATTCAGCCTGGTTGCCAGCTACTGGGCGGCGCGCAAATATATAGAAAGCTGGGCGATGTGGTGCGTGCTGGATGCGCTTTATGTGCTGATGTACCTGCACAAGTCGCTGAACTTAACCGCATTTTTATACTTTATTTTTATCCTGCTGGCGCTGAATGGCTGGCGCATGTGGAAAAAGCAGTGGCAGGCCGGCCAGCAGGTAGCCGCTCAGCTTTGA
- a CDS encoding 5'-nucleotidase, lipoprotein e(P4) family: protein MNLTRKHAYTALLAIAACSGAQLQAKEAPSCPAVQQYGMSLKFQNRSAEVQALQLQAYNLAEHRLKEILQANPQAKNLAIVTDLDETVLDNTDVFVNDLKRCEDYTNWKSWDAWEQSGQPKLIPGSLDFLQFADQQGIKIFYVSDRAEKYRQSAMTMMKRLNLPQVQSRQILLYGTPKEQRRQSISKDYEIVLLLGDTLHDFSGAFSNQQTAAERAAAVAQNREKFGDRFIVLPNVSYGAWSKAE from the coding sequence ATGAATTTAACGCGAAAGCATGCATACACGGCGCTTTTGGCAATTGCGGCGTGTTCCGGCGCGCAGCTGCAGGCCAAAGAAGCGCCGAGCTGCCCTGCGGTGCAGCAGTACGGCATGAGCCTGAAATTTCAAAACCGTTCTGCAGAAGTTCAGGCGCTGCAGCTGCAGGCCTATAATCTGGCAGAGCACCGCCTTAAGGAAATTCTGCAGGCCAATCCGCAGGCCAAAAACCTAGCGATTGTCACAGATTTAGATGAAACGGTTTTAGACAATACGGATGTTTTTGTCAATGATCTGAAGCGCTGTGAAGACTATACCAACTGGAAATCCTGGGATGCATGGGAGCAGTCAGGGCAGCCGAAGCTGATTCCAGGAAGCCTGGATTTTTTGCAGTTTGCCGATCAGCAGGGCATTAAGATTTTCTATGTCTCTGACCGCGCTGAAAAATACCGTCAATCCGCCATGACGATGATGAAGCGGCTGAATTTGCCGCAGGTACAGAGCCGGCAGATTTTGCTGTATGGCACACCGAAGGAGCAGCGCCGTCAAAGCATCAGCAAGGATTATGAAATTGTGCTGCTGCTGGGCGATACCCTGCATGATTTTTCAGGGGCATTCAGCAATCAGCAGACCGCTGCCGAGCGCGCTGCAGCGGTGGCGCAAAACCGGGAAAAATTTGGCGACCGTTTTATTGTGCTGCCCAACGTCAGTTATGGCGCATGGTCAAAGGCGGAGTGA
- a CDS encoding biliverdin-producing heme oxygenase, with amino-acid sequence MNASTENTAAGSLMQRLKQETAAEHERMESLMQRSEAFASKENYAQFTLSQYYFQKDVEHLYQDPAVEQLIPDLDVRGRSEAALQDLADLGLEPQQQGIFTAAVSYPQSLGWIYVSEGSTLGAAFLFKEAQAKFGFSADFAARNLAAYPEGRAVVWKRFKQTLDEADFSPQQQQQIIEGALQGFQRFGALLAQLKDLK; translated from the coding sequence ATGAACGCATCAACAGAGAACACCGCAGCAGGCAGCTTAATGCAGCGCTTAAAGCAGGAAACCGCTGCAGAGCATGAGCGGATGGAAAGCCTAATGCAGCGCTCAGAAGCGTTTGCCAGCAAGGAAAATTACGCGCAGTTTACGCTGTCGCAATACTACTTCCAAAAGGATGTTGAGCATCTGTATCAGGACCCGGCCGTGGAGCAGCTCATTCCAGACCTGGATGTGCGCGGCCGTTCTGAAGCAGCTTTGCAGGATCTGGCGGATTTAGGCCTGGAGCCGCAGCAGCAGGGCATTTTTACCGCAGCGGTGAGCTATCCGCAGTCTTTGGGCTGGATCTATGTGTCTGAAGGCTCAACTTTGGGGGCGGCTTTTTTATTTAAAGAGGCGCAGGCCAAGTTCGGCTTCAGCGCGGACTTTGCTGCCCGCAATCTGGCGGCTTATCCGGAAGGCCGCGCTGTGGTGTGGAAGCGCTTTAAGCAGACGCTGGATGAGGCGGATTTCAGCCCGCAGCAGCAGCAGCAGATTATTGAAGGCGCCTTGCAGGGCTTTCAGCGTTTTGGCGCGCTTTTGGCGCAGCTGAAAGACCTTAAATAA
- a CDS encoding YbaN family protein, with protein MKHAESEPNLTAAARMPEPKLAKSWLMRWLCIALAWLCLALGTLGLAVPGLPAFDFYFLAAVFAAKGSKRLHGWIVNNAVIAPILQQWHAERTLPLKVKLFSLASMGMAACILVWTVPHPWAVGAVIALMAFVQLWMWLKA; from the coding sequence ATGAAACACGCTGAGTCAGAGCCGAACTTAACCGCCGCCGCCCGCATGCCTGAGCCGAAACTGGCGAAGTCATGGCTGATGCGCTGGCTGTGCATTGCGCTGGCTTGGCTGTGTTTGGCGCTGGGCACGCTGGGGCTGGCGGTGCCGGGCTTGCCGGCGTTTGACTTTTACTTCCTGGCCGCCGTATTCGCCGCCAAAGGCTCCAAGCGGCTGCATGGCTGGATTGTCAATAACGCCGTGATTGCGCCGATTCTGCAGCAGTGGCATGCGGAACGCACTTTGCCCCTGAAGGTGAAGCTGTTTTCTCTGGCCAGCATGGGCATGGCGGCCTGCATTTTGGTCTGGACTGTGCCGCACCCGTGGGCTGTCGGCGCGGTGATTGCCCTGATGGCCTTTGTGCAATTGTGGATGTGGCTGAAAGCCTAA